The Desulfovibrio sp. TomC genome contains the following window.
AGGCATTCGGCCAATGCGAATCACGGAACTATCCAGCACTGTTAACGCACTGTCCGATTTAACAAGGTTGTTGAGCATCTCATGGAAAGGCTAGATCAGTTAACATCAAGTTCAAACGTCTGATTGAAGATTTCCAAAAAGGGAGGGAATCATGACCATGCGACCGGGAACTCGATGGGCGATGGGGCTTTTTCTGGCGGTTATTCTGTCCGGCTGTGCAGTTTCCGTGGGCTTGGTGCCACCACCGCCAGCCGGCTATGTCCGGGTGGTGGCAGCCGAGTCGCTCCATGTTCGCACCTGCCCTTCTGTGAAGTGCGAAGCTAGTACCGTTGTGTACAACGGCCAGGCACTTCAGGTGTACGAATACCAGGGCAACTGGGCCAGGGTATTGGTCATCGACTCGGGAGTGCTGGGTTGGGTGCAAGCAAAATATCTGGCCCTGCCGTAAAGCGCCTTCTTGCTGACGAAACAGAAAGGTGTCTTTCCCACGCTGTCGTCAGACATTGACGCATGGATTTATTCTTTGTGGTTCTAATGGACAATGAAGAACGAAGGCGATTCGGCTAATATGCCGGATCGCTTTCGTCGTGCGGCTTGTCACAACCCGCCGCTAGGTGTTTTATATGAAGCCTGCCACAGGCATTGCAAATAGTTTGGCAGTATCTTCTGTTTTGTTGTTATCGTCGCCGATAGT
Protein-coding sequences here:
- a CDS encoding SH3 domain-containing protein, translated to MTMRPGTRWAMGLFLAVILSGCAVSVGLVPPPPAGYVRVVAAESLHVRTCPSVKCEASTVVYNGQALQVYEYQGNWARVLVIDSGVLGWVQAKYLALP